In Alteromonas sp. RKMC-009, the genomic stretch GGCACACTGCAAAGTGAATAAAGCGCCGTATTGTTATCCATTCCATTTCTACTTCAGATATTGAATTGCCGCAACACACTTAGCAGTGCTACTCCGTAAAGCGCGCATCAATGTGCTTTTGATTGATTGTACAGTAATTAAATCAGGAATGATCCGCTGAAGCCACAGGAAGGAAGCTTTCTTGCAGATCCGGGCGTCAAGTTTTCGTAATCAAACAGTCAACGAATCAAAACAACCTTGTCACATTCCCTGCGTACGCTCTTCGCGATTTACTTTTATCAAAAGAATAAGCGCAAGGAAAACACATGAAACACACTCTCACTCGTAAGAAGCATATACTGGCGATGTCTGTACTGTCAGCAATCGCAGCAAGCACCTCAAATGCGTTTGCCGAAGAGATGGCTGCAGAGTCACGTGAAGGCGAAGTTATTGAAGAAATTCAGGTTATCGGCCGCAGCGTGTCTTATGCCAACAACGCCACCGACGAAAACATGAAACAGCAGCAAACAGCAATGACCAGCGTGCTGGCGACAATTGATAACCTGCCGGGTGTTCTGATTAACGAAGGCGATACATTCGGTGCCGATGACTGGTCTACCAGTATTTCCATCCGTGGTTTTCAGGTGGATCTGGATCAGCAACAAATCGGTATGACGGTAGACGGTATCGCTAACGGTAATTCCAACTACGGTGGCGGCTCGAAGGCCAACCGTTATATGGATACAGAAAACCTGCGGGCGGTCGAGGTGTCTCAGGGAACGGCTGATATCGCTTCCCGTTCAAACGAAGCACTGGGCGGTACGCTTAACTTCACAACCATTAACCCCGGTACAGAAGAAGGTCTTATCCTGAGTGGTACGCTGGCTGAATATGAAGGTCAGAAAATCTATGCCCGTTATGAAACCGGAGAGCTGGTAAAAGACACCTACGCATGGGTGAGTGTATCGTCACAGGACAGTTCAGACTGGATGGATCAGGCGGCTGAAAATACCCGTGACCACTTTGCAGCCAAAGTTATCAGCTATGTGAGTGGTATCGATTTTACCGGCTATGCCTCTTACGACGATACTCACGAAGACAACTATCAGCGCATTTATGGCAACGAACAATTTGCCCAAAATCCGGAATGGGACCAGCTTACCAGTGACTGGTCGGGTGTGCCTTATCAGGATCAGGCATATCGCCGGGGATGGTCAACACTGCGTGAGAACTTTTTCACCTATCTGAAAGCTGATATGTCGGTAGGCGCAGTGGATTTCAGTGCCAACGTTTATTACCACAATCAGGAAGGGCGGGGCGACTGGTTGCCACCTTACGTGGTCGATGTTACAGACGACGGGCTGAATCAGCCTAATTCTGAACTGGTTTCGGGTAACACGGTATACGGCGGTTCTCAGTTAGGTCAGCTTTTCTATGTGTCTCCTGAAGGCGCGGCGTTATCGCCTGCAACAGGCTGTGTCAGCTCGCTTAAATTCCCTTATGGCGGCAGTTCTGCCGAATACGACCCTGCCTGTTACGACAGCAGCGCAGTGCCGGTTGGCTCTTACCGTCATACACATTACAAAAAGGAACGCACCGGCTTCAACGCTGACATGATCTGGAATACGCAGATTGGCGATATGGACAACGTGTTACGTGCAGGCTTGTGGTACGAAGATTACAACCGCGAAGAATCACGTGACTGGCACAAGATCATCGATTCGAAAACCAGTTTCTATTATGACCACATTCCTTACTGGGTACAGTACAGCCGTGAATTCCCGGTTGAAACCATAATGTATTACCTTGAAGACGAGCTGGACTTGGGCGTAGCAAAAGTACGCCTTGGAGCTAAGCAATTCAATGTAGACGTAAAGAAAAACGATTTGTTTGATGCCAATAACAACCAAG encodes the following:
- a CDS encoding TonB-dependent receptor domain-containing protein produces the protein MKHTLTRKKHILAMSVLSAIAASTSNAFAEEMAAESREGEVIEEIQVIGRSVSYANNATDENMKQQQTAMTSVLATIDNLPGVLINEGDTFGADDWSTSISIRGFQVDLDQQQIGMTVDGIANGNSNYGGGSKANRYMDTENLRAVEVSQGTADIASRSNEALGGTLNFTTINPGTEEGLILSGTLAEYEGQKIYARYETGELVKDTYAWVSVSSQDSSDWMDQAAENTRDHFAAKVISYVSGIDFTGYASYDDTHEDNYQRIYGNEQFAQNPEWDQLTSDWSGVPYQDQAYRRGWSTLRENFFTYLKADMSVGAVDFSANVYYHNQEGRGDWLPPYVVDVTDDGLNQPNSELVSGNTVYGGSQLGQLFYVSPEGAALSPATGCVSSLKFPYGGSSAEYDPACYDSSAVPVGSYRHTHYKKERTGFNADMIWNTQIGDMDNVLRAGLWYEDYNREESRDWHKIIDSKTSFYYDHIPYWVQYSREFPVETIMYYLEDELDLGVAKVRLGAKQFNVDVKKNDLFDANNNQAVSSDSDVLFSAGFVAPLADNLEFFGGFAQNYAAIKDAVLERDDADLSVIEPETADNIDLGVRYSTPGFNASLTYYTIKFDNRIRFVSAEQSEGIDFLEEGAGGYVNDGGVESDGIEASAQWQATEYLSVYASYTYNNSEYAESRYEDIEGNTVLGTAKDMAVLSLDYAKSNYIAGLSTKYVGPRFMDQANLTEVEEYVVSDFYAGVVLDNVASGIKSLDVRLTVNNLFDESYLGTVVAGAGWIGAPRTAAINVKAAF